GGGCCTGACCTCAGAAGCTGACAGGACGGGGTTGAGTGACCTCAAAACCGTGTCAGAGGATGTGGAGAGAGTGATGGAGAGGTCGCAGAGGGTTTGGAGCATGCCTGACTTTAGATATAAAGGAACCAGTAGCAGTAAGGTTGTCTGATATGGGGCGTTTCCGTGGGACAAATGTTGATCTCCAGGACCATCTGCTGCAGTATGTCCACTTTGCACACCAGGCAAGGCAAGAATGAATCCCACAATCCTCCTTCTCTTTTCAGTATGAGACCAATCAGCATTTGATCTATTTACTGCTTTACCTTCACACCTGAAAGGTCAATAACTTGAAATCACATCTTTTAGACTTGAAACCGGTTTCACTTTGCATAAGATTATCGCCTCTTGCAGTAATGCGGCTTATATTTTGTAGACATTGGCAATTAAGCATTGAGGGCTGTTTACTGTAGGTCTgatagggatttttttttaatgtaatctaAAGACATTCTTGACTCCTTAATGTTGAAGGAACAAAGGAAAAATGTGTTGGTGTTATTTcttcacacaacacaaaatGACTGCAGAGTTGAATGACCTTTTATGACTGAATATGTTGTTGAGATTGATGGATACATTGTATATACAAATTATCGCTAATAGTCAATGCTCAACATTAACTTCATTCAGAGGGTGAGTCATGCTCTCCCTCTACTGACTGCTCTTGGTTTTCTCCTAACAGCACACAAGGAGTCAGCACAATAATTCATCATTCAAGGTCAGCACACTGAAAGCTTTCcttctgtttttcatttgtataaggctgtcaaaaaagaaattatCACAAAATGTTACCAGACCTTTTTGAGTGAAGTAAAGTCTTTCCAGCTGTTTAttgctgtttcttttctttgtttgtcacACATCAAAATTCAGCAGTACACAACAGGTTTACGCCATCATCCATAAAAAGCTTTAAACTGGATTGATACAGGGGGATGAACAGTAATTGTATTTCAGTTTAATTAAATGACCAATATCCATACCTTTTACATTTACTGTCAAAAAATGCAGAGTTaatatcattttaaacaaatgaatatAAACAATTAAATATCAGTACACACTGATAACGCCGTGGCTACCACAGCCAACATTAACTATGGAAACATTATCGACAAAAAAATTTAAGTATGGGCAGTCCTACATGTAGTTGACATAAATGATTGACAGAGCCAGCCggtaaataaatatttcaaactTTAAAGGGGAAtcaattttacacatcaaagtctgtttacaggttttGGGGAGTACTATTGAATATTTGAGAGTGATAGTTTAGtgtaaagccttttgtggctccagaatGAGCTACTTGAAGTCTGataaattgcctcaagtgaGTCACTTTTGAGTCAACGTGGGTTGGGGCtaaagactacaagtttgaaaattaaaaataattatggGGGTGttgagttagaaagaagtgagcttaccagacctctgtagtccGCTCCTCAGCTCTGCTTGAGGATAGCGGctcgaggctacattagccgctactaCCATAACACACACGAATGTCCGGCCGAACTGTCAGCACTCACACTTCATTGTAGGCAATGTAGACACCTAGTTTTCGACAAGGAAGAAAAATGCgtggaataaaaaagacaatatttctGGTCCATTCTGAGTCCGACAATGTTATAGGGTTAAAATGCTCAATCGGTGGAGTACACTTTTAAAGGGGTGACCACAAACAAAGTTGAGAAGCTGATCGCTGGCAGTCACTGGCCTTCATCCGATGTAGTTGATTACAGATAACATTTTTGGATGACACTGCTCAACATAAACACTTCTCATATCACAATAAGCTATCAGACTAAGCTGAAGAATTGGCCACCTGGGCAGTGCCATGGTGAAAATGAAGCTGGTGGTCTGAACGCATCTCTCTTCACTGAAAGAGATGCAGCTCCTTCACTCCATCATGCCGTGTGCTGCCCTTGTGTGTCAATGCAAGTCATAttcatcatttttttctcagaaaacTCTTCATTGTTGTTGTCCTGGAAGGTTGCGGTTTCCTGAGTTCTGCTGACATTTCCGAGCACCACCACCACTGCCGTCGACAGTGGCATCACAGGGTAGAGTTCAAGAACTCAAGAAGTTGTGCTCGGTTTTTATCCCgctgtcacaaaaaaaaaaaaaaaaaataaggcaaATAAGGAATCCATTCACAAACTATAAAAAAAGGTACACTTGCTAGGTTACTTGACAGCAAAAAGGTGAGATTACCTGTTTAtctttctttgacttttttactttcatCTTTATCTTCTTCCCTGAAATCATGCTGTACTTGCCTTTTTTCTTGTCAttcaaatactgaaaaaaaaaaaaaaagtttatacaatacaatttttttttattaagttgtctgacaaaattacattacaattaCAAATGTAACTAGGTATGTGCATATCATACCAGCACATGTTGCTAGTACAAATTGCTTTGAGATTAAAAAAGACACTATGTGGTCTGGAGCATGTTTGGGCAAAACTTAATGTTGAGGTGGACTTAGTGCTCTGAGTGGAATACAATAAACGGAAGCCAATTAGAAACTGGTGACACTTAACAGAAAACGGTAAGGACTAGGGATTTCTTCGTTTTATGGGACCTTAATGGGCAGTTACCTTGGAGATTTGTACAGGTCCCAcgttttcttctcctccttttactttcttgtcttttttacGTTTGTGTCGCTTCTCTTTCTTCCCCTTCGGCTGCAGGATACAAAATAAGTTTTCAGTTAtgttcagttttcagtcagttcaCATTATAAATACTTgagataaaatacaaaaaaatactttttttggttgtttgtcctttttccttttcttagACTGCTTTCTGGATTTACTGCGGGAGtctgaaaaaacacatttaatcaATGTATGGATATTGGTacttttatgataataaaaattGACACAATATGTGGATCTACAATTCACAAAATTACATTAATACAATTCAACATTGATGAAAACCAGCCAAAGATTCTCAGATGTACTGCAGACTTTAATGATAAACTTACCGCTACTGCTAGAGCTACTCCGACTGTGGCTGGATGAGTGTGATGAACCCGATGAAGAAGAGGAcgatgaggatgaggatgatgatgacgaaGATGACCTGGAAGAGGACGACGAGGAAGATCTACTACGGCTGCGTTTACGCTTAGTTTTTTCTCGACCTGAATAAACAGAAGACAGAAATATAAAGATAAACCCTATTTTAGAATTGCACAGAAGATGACATTTGATTGTTATTAAGAgcaagaaataagaaaaaacttAACTATGTGTCGTCTTGGTAAGAAACAACTGAACTACTTAAAAATGTCTAAATGGCTGGAGATACTACCCACTGTGACCCGAGGCACTGATAATATTATTGAGTTCTTTTGGACAGTGGGGTCTGTGGCACTCTCCCAGGGGGGTCCATGAAAACTTTtcagattcattcatttaaataatcatgatatatatattttttttaaacaattttttacaaaaggcttcatagttcaacatattcacatttttaaatatgtaatagTTTATAGATTATGTTCTAATCTAATAAATCTATAACTCTTAGAATCTGCAAATATGTTTAATACATGTCTAATGTCTTGTTCTTTCACATAACTAAGACTatagaaatatataaattatttcAAGGGACATACATAAGGGTTTCCCTGGTATGTTCTCTATCCTGTATGGGATCCTTGGCTGAAAAAAGACTGAGGACCTCAGCTTTTGGATGGCATTAGTTGTAACTCAAGTAACAACTAATCACCCTTGGTCccactatataaatataacaaTACAACTAAAACCAGGTTGGAGAGTGATATTTAAAAGAAGACTAAAAAAAGAtaatcagaagaaaaaaataaataaaagacgcACAGGACAAAAAAAGACTGGTGTGCAGTCTAAAACTGGTCTAACGTTACATGGACACAACATTTCACTTGACACAGTAGTTGAAGTGAGAAAAACAACAGTATCAGTTAACACAGTGGATGTGAGGGTACACTAGTTAAGTATTAAATGTGACGGTGAGTTTCATGTATCGGCTTTATAAGCGGTCTTGCCTGAGCTCGTTGATCTCCTCCTTTCATCTGATCTGGAGCTGGAGCTTGACACTCTGGACTCCGCTTTCGTTGACTAGAAACAAGGACAAACATTTATGCCAAATGTATTTGAGTGAGACTGTGTCCTGCTGGATGTGACGGgagatagttttttttattgtattgaacTTTGATCTGAAGACGCTAGCTGATAAAGTTACACACCGCAGAGTTCAATCTAACGTTAACCGTTTAAAACAGGTAACCCAATACATACAATCGTTGCTTTGTTAAGAAACGTCTGGCTACAGACTCAGAAAATAATAACGCTTACCTTAATTGTTCTCTTTTCCTAATGTTAGAGGGCTACGTTTATGTTCACTAAGCTAAAGCTAAAAAAACGCTTTAAGCTATTGAATAATAAATGCTGGCTAAAGAAGAAGTTTGGTACTCACCATTTCGAAAGCAGAATACAGTTAATATagcatatatttatatattatgacAATTTAACAGCTGGAAAAAGGGTAAAATGTATATCTATTCGCAGTTATCGTTCGTAAATTAGCATTAGCCAGCACTCTTAGGAGACATTTTGTATCCCATAATGCACCGCTGCTTCAAAACAAGGGGAGCGAAAACGACCGACAGTTAAAAGATTATAAGAATAACAAAATAAGAAATGTCTGTGGGTTCGTAGGGTAAGGGGACATAACAGAGGGGATGAGTTGGTAAAGAGGGACTTAAAGAAAGGAAATATAGAAATGCAAATCAGTAGTGCTAGGCCAAATGTTTAATCTGGggaaaaaacaaccaaatgtGGCAAGAAAATGGGACAGACAGAGGAGtgtaaacgtttctatggtagGTAGGCCTACTGGACACAGGCGATAAGAAACTGTGTTGACAAGGGTTGAGGTTAGGGCACTGTGCATTAAACTGAACAAAATAGTTCAGTTTGCCTATATGAGACACGTTAGTTAGTGTTGTGTTGCCATGTCAGGAAGAGGAGTGAGCACCTGGTATGTGACGCAGAGAGGTGATTAGGAGTAATTTGAGGGAATTAGGGGAGCAGGAATTCACATTCAAAGGATTACTGTGCATAGGTGAGAAAGCACAGGACAGGGTACTGATAGGTCACCGGgatattcaagattcaaaatcctttatgaATCCCACAACGGGGAAAGAATAGTAAACAGTTACAGTATAACTGTCACTGCACGGTTAtcagtcctgtgtgtgtgttttgtccatgTGGTCTACTGGGACCAGTGCTATGTGTATAACCTTGCATAC
The Sander vitreus isolate 19-12246 chromosome 18, sanVit1, whole genome shotgun sequence genome window above contains:
- the LOC144533526 gene encoding uncharacterized protein LOC144533526 gives rise to the protein MSTKAESRVSSSSSRSDERRRSTSSGREKTKRKRSRSRSSSSSSSRSSSSSSSSSSSSSSSSGSSHSSSHSRSSSSSSDSRSKSRKQSKKRKKDKQPKKPKGKKEKRHKRKKDKKVKGGEENVGPVQISKYLNDKKKGKYSMISGKKIKMKVKKSKKDKQRDKNRAQLLEFLNSTL